In the Staphylococcus condimenti genome, one interval contains:
- a CDS encoding acyl carrier protein — MENFDKVKDIIVDRLGVDADKVTEDASFKDDLGADSLDIAELVMELEDEFGTEIPDEEAEKINTVGDAVNFINNLEK, encoded by the coding sequence GTGGAAAACTTCGATAAAGTTAAAGATATCATCGTTGACCGTTTAGGTGTAGATGCTGACAAAGTAACTGAAGACGCATCTTTCAAAGATGATTTAGGCGCTGACTCACTTGATATCGCTGAATTAGTAATGGAATTAGAAGACGAATTTGGTACTGAAATTCCTGATGAAGAAGCTGAAAAAATCAATACAGTTGGTGACGCAGTTAATTTCATCAACAACCTTGAAAAATAA
- the fapR gene encoding transcription factor FapR — protein MKLKKQARRDAIKEQLQQNPFMTDNELSEMFSVSIQTIRLDRTYLKIPELRKRIKSVAEHNYKHIRAIEGNEIIGDLIRVEPNVTAESLIYITEDSVFTRNDIARGHILFAQANSLCVALIQKNMVLTRDSQVSFLRQVKLHDTVHAFAQVTDFGKKYITVAVSSYVKDKCVFKGTFKMYYYSEEES, from the coding sequence ATGAAATTGAAAAAACAAGCAAGACGTGATGCTATCAAGGAACAATTACAACAAAACCCCTTTATGACTGACAATGAATTGAGTGAGATGTTTTCAGTAAGTATCCAAACAATCCGTTTAGATCGAACTTACTTGAAAATTCCAGAATTAAGAAAACGTATTAAATCTGTAGCAGAACATAATTATAAACATATTCGTGCAATTGAAGGAAACGAAATTATTGGTGACTTAATTCGGGTAGAACCGAATGTAACTGCAGAATCATTGATTTATATCACAGAAGACTCAGTGTTTACACGAAATGATATTGCGCGTGGTCATATTTTGTTTGCACAGGCGAATTCTTTATGTGTAGCCTTGATTCAAAAAAATATGGTCCTAACACGTGATAGCCAAGTGAGCTTTTTGAGACAAGTCAAGTTGCATGACACTGTGCATGCTTTTGCACAAGTGACAGATTTCGGCAAAAAATATATTACAGTTGCCGTATCATCATATGTGAAAGATAAATGCGTATTTAAAGGTACATTCAAAATGTATTATTATAGCGAGGAGGAATCATGA
- the rnc gene encoding ribonuclease III — MHMLKLNYDHLPLYQQAFSHSSFINDFNMDRLAHNERLEFLGDAVLELTVSRYLFDKYPELPEGNLTKMRATIVCEPSLVIFANKIQLNELILLGKGEEKTGGRTRPSLVSDAFEAFVGALYLDQGLDAVWQFSEEVIFPHVEDDELMGVVDFKTQFQELIHRLSKGNVTYRLIDEEGPAHHRLFTSEVLLEGEAVAKGQGRTKKESEQKAAEKAYNDMKKK, encoded by the coding sequence ATGCATATGTTAAAACTGAATTATGATCATTTACCACTTTATCAACAAGCATTTTCTCATTCTAGTTTTATAAATGATTTCAATATGGATCGTCTAGCCCACAATGAGCGTTTGGAATTTCTCGGAGATGCGGTATTAGAATTGACGGTTTCACGCTATTTATTCGATAAGTATCCGGAATTACCAGAAGGCAACTTAACAAAGATGCGCGCGACAATTGTATGTGAACCCTCACTTGTAATATTTGCGAATAAAATCCAGTTGAATGAACTTATTTTACTAGGTAAAGGTGAAGAAAAAACAGGCGGCCGCACTAGACCGTCACTTGTATCTGATGCATTTGAAGCATTTGTGGGTGCATTATATTTAGATCAAGGTCTAGATGCAGTTTGGCAGTTTTCAGAAGAAGTAATCTTCCCGCATGTAGAAGATGATGAATTGATGGGCGTAGTAGATTTTAAAACGCAATTCCAAGAACTGATTCACCGACTCAGCAAAGGCAATGTTACGTATCGCTTAATTGATGAAGAAGGTCCTGCACATCATCGTTTGTTTACTTCAGAGGTATTATTAGAAGGTGAAGCTGTCGCAAAAGGTCAGGGCAGAACGAAAAAAGAATCTGAACAAAAAGCGGCTGAAAAAGCCTATAATGATATGAAAAAGAAATAA
- the fabG gene encoding 3-oxoacyl-[acyl-carrier-protein] reductase: MSKSVLVTGASRGIGRSIALQLADEGYNVAVNYAGNKEKAEAVVEEIKDKGVEAFAIQANVANPDEVKDMIQEVVSQFGSLDVLVNNAGITRDNLLMRMKEQEWDDVIDTNLKGVFNCIQKATRQMMKQRSGAIINLTSVVGAVGNPGQANYVATKAGVIGLTKTAARELASRGITVNAVAPGFIVSDMTDALSDELKDQMKTQIPLGRFGEDTDIANTVAFLASDKAKYITGQTIHVNGGMFME, translated from the coding sequence ATGAGTAAAAGTGTATTAGTAACAGGAGCTTCTAGAGGTATCGGACGCAGCATTGCTTTGCAATTGGCAGATGAAGGTTACAACGTAGCTGTTAACTATGCGGGTAACAAAGAAAAAGCAGAAGCGGTAGTAGAAGAAATCAAAGACAAAGGTGTCGAAGCTTTTGCTATTCAAGCTAACGTCGCAAATCCTGATGAAGTTAAAGATATGATACAAGAAGTTGTCTCTCAATTCGGTTCATTAGATGTACTTGTAAATAATGCAGGTATCACACGTGATAACTTATTAATGCGTATGAAAGAACAAGAATGGGATGACGTTATTGATACAAACTTAAAAGGTGTGTTCAACTGTATTCAAAAAGCGACACGTCAAATGATGAAACAACGCAGCGGCGCAATCATCAACTTAACAAGTGTTGTAGGTGCAGTCGGTAATCCAGGACAAGCCAATTATGTCGCAACTAAAGCAGGGGTTATTGGTTTAACAAAAACAGCTGCACGTGAACTTGCTTCACGCGGTATTACTGTCAATGCAGTAGCACCTGGATTTATCGTTTCAGATATGACAGATGCATTAAGCGATGAGCTTAAAGATCAAATGAAAACACAAATTCCTTTAGGCCGTTTCGGTGAGGATACAGATATTGCGAATACAGTAGCATTCTTAGCTTCTGATAAAGCAAAATATATCACTGGTCAAACTATTCATGTAAATGGTGGAATGTTCATGGAATAA
- the recG gene encoding ATP-dependent DNA helicase RecG, whose protein sequence is MSKVNLIDQPYALEHIKGLGPKRIAVLNELNIYNVEDLVLYLPVRYEDNSIVDLNEAEDQSTVTVTGEVYSTPTVAFFGRNRSKVTVHLMINNIAVKAVFFNQPYLKKKINLHDQVTVKGKWNRAKQEINGMRMFTTGAEDIQNNDGEQLDPVYRIKEGIKQKTMRDIIRKVLDDIEIREWLSDDLREKYKLESLATTIRALHYADNKKELLKARRTYAFTELFLFELRMQWLNRLEKASDEAIEINYDLAEVKKFIDDLPFELTDAQKHSVNEIFRDLKAPIRMHRLLQGDVGSGKTVVAALCMFALKTAGYQSALMVPTEILAEQHAESLTELFGDRMNVALLTGSVKGKKRKLLLEQLENGTIDCLIGTHALIQDDVSFQNVGLVITDEQHRFGVNQRQALREKGAMTNVLFMTATPIPRTLAISVFGEMDVSSIKQLPKGRKPIKTMWAKHEQYDTVLNQMTSELEKGRQAYVICPLIESSEHLEDVQNVVALYESLEEHYGTGRVGLLHGKMPADEKDDVMQRFNRHEIDILVSTTVVEVGVNVPNATFMIIYDADRFGLSTLHQLRGRVGRSDHQSYCVLIASPKTETGIERMNIMTQTTDGFELSERDLEMRGPGDFFGVRQSGLPDFLVANIVEDYRMLEVARDEAGELIQSGKFFTDEYEVLRNFVEENLLHTSFD, encoded by the coding sequence ATGTCTAAAGTAAATCTCATTGATCAACCCTATGCGTTAGAACACATTAAAGGACTAGGACCTAAACGCATTGCGGTGTTAAATGAATTAAATATATATAATGTAGAAGATTTAGTGCTCTATCTGCCAGTTCGCTATGAAGACAATAGTATCGTAGATTTGAATGAAGCAGAGGATCAATCCACCGTGACAGTGACCGGCGAAGTTTATTCTACGCCCACTGTCGCTTTTTTTGGTAGAAACCGTTCTAAAGTAACAGTGCATCTTATGATTAATAATATTGCGGTTAAAGCAGTCTTTTTTAATCAGCCTTATCTTAAAAAGAAAATTAATTTACATGATCAAGTAACAGTTAAAGGGAAATGGAATCGTGCAAAACAGGAAATAAATGGCATGCGTATGTTTACAACAGGTGCAGAAGACATACAAAATAATGATGGTGAACAATTAGATCCAGTCTATCGCATTAAAGAAGGTATTAAACAAAAAACGATGCGAGATATTATCCGAAAAGTGTTGGATGATATTGAAATTCGTGAATGGCTGTCTGATGATTTACGTGAAAAATATAAATTAGAATCACTGGCAACTACAATTCGTGCATTGCATTATGCAGATAACAAAAAAGAATTACTAAAAGCACGCAGAACTTATGCGTTTACAGAACTTTTCTTGTTTGAATTGCGTATGCAGTGGTTGAACAGATTAGAAAAAGCTAGTGATGAAGCAATAGAAATTAATTATGACTTAGCAGAAGTTAAAAAGTTTATTGATGATCTGCCTTTTGAATTGACTGATGCTCAAAAGCATAGTGTGAATGAAATTTTCAGAGATTTGAAAGCACCTATTCGCATGCATCGCCTACTACAAGGTGATGTAGGTTCAGGGAAAACAGTTGTCGCAGCACTCTGTATGTTTGCATTGAAAACAGCAGGATATCAATCGGCATTAATGGTACCGACAGAAATATTAGCCGAACAGCATGCAGAAAGTTTAACCGAACTTTTTGGAGATAGAATGAATGTAGCCTTGTTGACCGGCTCTGTTAAAGGGAAGAAACGCAAATTGTTATTAGAACAGCTTGAAAACGGTACGATTGATTGTCTGATTGGTACTCATGCTTTAATTCAAGATGATGTTTCATTTCAAAATGTGGGTCTGGTAATTACTGATGAACAGCACCGTTTCGGTGTTAACCAAAGACAAGCATTGCGAGAAAAAGGCGCGATGACGAATGTCTTGTTTATGACAGCAACCCCGATTCCAAGAACATTGGCGATTTCAGTATTTGGAGAAATGGATGTTTCTTCTATTAAGCAACTGCCAAAAGGAAGAAAACCGATTAAAACCATGTGGGCAAAACATGAACAGTATGATACGGTATTGAATCAAATGACTTCAGAGTTAGAAAAGGGGCGACAAGCATATGTTATTTGTCCTTTAATTGAGAGCTCTGAACATTTAGAAGATGTTCAAAATGTGGTCGCATTATACGAGTCATTAGAAGAACATTACGGAACAGGGCGTGTGGGTTTATTGCATGGTAAAATGCCTGCAGATGAAAAAGATGACGTCATGCAGCGTTTTAATCGACACGAAATTGATATTTTAGTATCAACTACAGTTGTTGAAGTAGGTGTTAATGTTCCGAATGCTACATTTATGATTATCTATGATGCCGATCGTTTCGGCTTATCTACTCTGCACCAATTACGTGGGCGTGTCGGTCGTAGTGATCATCAAAGTTATTGTGTACTCATTGCTTCGCCTAAAACAGAAACCGGTATAGAGCGTATGAACATTATGACTCAGACAACAGATGGTTTTGAATTAAGTGAGCGTGACTTAGAAATGCGCGGCCCAGGTGATTTCTTCGGTGTGAGACAAAGCGGGCTGCCTGATTTCTTAGTTGCAAACATTGTAGAAGATTATCGTATGTTAGAAGTAGCGAGAGATGAAGCGGGCGAACTCATTCAATCTGGAAAATTTTTCACAGATGAGTATGAAGTATTGCGCAACTTTGTTGAAGAGAATTTATTGCATACAAGTTTTGATTAA
- the plsX gene encoding phosphate acyltransferase PlsX translates to MVTLAIDMMGGDDAPGIVLEAVEKALNDFPDLHIILFGDEKQCNIKHSRLEFRHCTEEIEMTDEPVRAIKRKKDSSMVRAAQAVKDGEASGCVSAGNTGALMSAGLFIVGRIEGVSRPALVVTLPTISGKGFTFLDVGANADAKPEHLLQYAQLGNIYAEKIRGIGAPKVALLNIGTEPKKGNSLTKEAYKLMSEDTSFHFSGNVEAKTLMDDAADVVVTDGFTGNMVLKNLEGTAKSIGKMFKSTLLSSVKNKLAALILKKDLNEVMKKMDYAEYGGSVLLGLDGIVVKAHGGSNARAFYSAIRQAKIAGEERIVEIMRETVGEA, encoded by the coding sequence ATGGTGACTTTAGCCATTGACATGATGGGTGGAGATGACGCACCTGGTATCGTATTAGAAGCGGTAGAGAAAGCGTTGAATGACTTCCCTGATTTACATATTATTTTATTCGGAGATGAAAAGCAGTGCAATATTAAACATTCACGCTTAGAATTCCGTCATTGTACAGAAGAAATTGAAATGACTGACGAACCTGTTCGTGCCATCAAACGTAAAAAAGACAGTTCTATGGTAAGAGCAGCACAAGCAGTTAAAGATGGAGAAGCATCAGGTTGTGTTTCTGCAGGGAATACAGGCGCTTTAATGTCTGCAGGTCTATTTATCGTAGGACGTATCGAAGGTGTATCGCGTCCTGCTTTAGTGGTGACTTTACCGACAATTTCAGGAAAAGGATTTACATTCTTGGATGTTGGGGCAAACGCAGATGCTAAACCTGAACATTTATTACAATATGCACAATTAGGTAATATCTACGCAGAAAAAATCCGAGGTATCGGAGCACCTAAAGTGGCATTATTAAATATTGGAACTGAACCGAAAAAAGGTAACAGTTTAACTAAAGAAGCTTATAAATTAATGAGTGAAGATACTTCATTCCATTTCTCAGGCAATGTTGAAGCTAAGACATTGATGGATGATGCAGCAGATGTAGTCGTAACTGATGGCTTTACAGGCAATATGGTATTAAAAAACTTAGAGGGCACTGCTAAATCAATTGGCAAAATGTTCAAATCTACATTGTTAAGTAGTGTTAAAAATAAATTAGCGGCACTTATTTTGAAAAAAGACTTGAATGAAGTCATGAAGAAGATGGATTACGCTGAATACGGCGGTTCTGTTTTACTTGGATTAGACGGCATTGTAGTAAAAGCGCACGGCGGTTCTAATGCCAGAGCGTTTTACTCAGCAATTCGCCAAGCTAAAATCGCTGGTGAAGAACGTATAGTTGAAATCATGAGAGAAACGGTGGGTGAAGCATAA
- the fabD gene encoding ACP S-malonyltransferase, whose product MGKTAIIFPGQGAQKVGMAKDLYQVDTKATEILDQAQSAVDFNLLETMFTDEEGKLGETENTQPALLTHSIALLNALNNVEADYTMGHSLGEYSSLVAAEVLSFEDAVKIVRKRGELMAQAFPSGVGSMAAVLGLDYDEVAEICEKLSEEDSIIEPANINSPGQIVVSGHKTAIDRIVEQSKSLGAKRVLPLNVSGPFHSSMMQVIEKDFEEYINQFEWHDAKIPVVQNYHAEAETDAEVIKQNMVKQLYSPVQFIKSTEWLIDQGVDHFIEIGPGKVLSGLIKKINRDIKLTSIQTLEDVKGWNENE is encoded by the coding sequence ATGGGCAAAACAGCCATTATTTTTCCAGGACAAGGTGCACAAAAAGTCGGCATGGCAAAAGATTTATATCAAGTTGATACAAAAGCAACAGAGATTTTAGATCAAGCACAAAGTGCTGTAGATTTTAATTTGCTTGAAACAATGTTTACAGACGAAGAAGGTAAATTAGGCGAAACAGAAAATACACAACCTGCATTATTGACACATAGTATTGCTTTATTGAACGCTTTGAATAATGTGGAAGCTGACTATACAATGGGTCATAGCTTAGGAGAATATTCAAGTTTAGTAGCAGCAGAAGTGCTTTCTTTTGAAGATGCAGTTAAAATCGTTCGTAAAAGAGGCGAACTGATGGCACAAGCATTTCCAAGCGGAGTAGGAAGTATGGCAGCTGTATTAGGTTTAGATTATGATGAAGTCGCAGAAATTTGTGAGAAGCTTTCTGAAGAAGATTCTATTATTGAACCTGCGAATATCAATTCTCCAGGACAAATTGTAGTTTCAGGACACAAAACAGCTATTGACCGTATTGTAGAACAAAGTAAATCATTAGGTGCGAAACGTGTCTTGCCATTAAATGTATCTGGACCATTCCACTCATCTATGATGCAAGTGATTGAAAAAGATTTTGAAGAATATATCAATCAATTTGAATGGCATGACGCAAAGATTCCAGTAGTACAGAATTATCACGCTGAAGCAGAAACAGATGCTGAAGTTATCAAACAAAATATGGTGAAACAACTTTACTCACCAGTTCAATTTATCAAATCAACAGAATGGTTAATCGATCAAGGTGTTGATCACTTTATCGAAATCGGTCCAGGTAAAGTTTTATCTGGTTTAATCAAGAAAATCAACAGAGATATTAAATTAACTTCGATTCAAACACTCGAAGACGTTAAAGGATGGAATGAAAATGAGTAA